Below is a window of Methanothermobacter thermautotrophicus DNA.
CCTGACGAGGCTATCACATGCAGCCGCCCTCGCAACCATCAGGGACAGGGATTACATAGCGAAATCCACTGAGTACTCCATAAAAAGCAGGGAGTACCTCTACTCTGGATTGAAGAAATTCCAGGAACTGAAGGTTTTCAGATCATATGCAAACTACATACTGATCGACGTGAGGGGTACAGGTAAGACCGCTGCTGAACTTTCAGAGGAACTCTTAAGGAATGGTATAATAGTGAGGGACTGCACATCCTTCAAAGGCCTTGATGAATACTGGATACGCGTCAGTGTCGGAACCCTGGAAGAGGATAGGAGGTTCCTTGAGGTCCTCGGTGAACTGATTCAGTGATTCCAATGAAGATTGGTTCGATGGCAGTTTCAACCCTCGACTATCCAGGTAAAACCGCCCTGGTTATATTCACCGCCGGCTGCAACTTCAGGTGCCCCTACTGTCACAACCCTGAACTCATAGATGGGGGTTATGAAGCTGACCTTGAAACCATCCTTGATGACGTGGAGAGTTACTCTGAATTTGTTGAAGCCCTGGTGGTGAGTGGTGGTGAGCCCCTCCTCCAGGCAAATGAACTTGAGGCTGTCCTTGAACATGCCCGTTCCCTTGGACTGTCAACGAAACTTGATACCAATGGCTCTTGCCCTGAATCCCTTGAAAGGCTAATCCCCCACCTCGACTATGTTGCAATCGATGTGAAGGCCCCCTTCCAGAGGTACCCTGAACTTGCAGGTGCCAGCGCAGGGGGTGTCATGAGGAGCCTTGAGATCCTCAGGGATTCAGGGGTTACAGTGGAGTGCCGCACAACCTTCGTCCCTGGCCTCATGGAGGACGATGACATAGAACTGATTGCAGGCACAATCGAATGTGATGTCTATGTCCTGCAGCAGTTCAGGAACAGAACCATCCTTGATGAATCCCTAAAGGATACAGAGCCTCCATCACCCCGGAGACTCAGAGAGATTGCAATGAAGATCAGGGACCGTTTCAGCAGGATTAAAATTCGTACAGAGGAATTCGGGGAAGAAGATATTAGATGATAACTAACTGAATCCCGGAGGTGGAGACCAGTTGCCCATACTCTCATTCAGCAGCAGGGACATTGACCTTGTGACAGGCAAGAGGACAATGACCATAAGGCGGAAATGGAAGAGGCCCCTCAGGGTGGGTGACCGGCTCCACTGCTACTGGAATCTCGTCTCAAAGGACCGTGAAAAGGTCTTTGAGGCGGTGGTGACAGACGTTGAAACAGTGAGTTTCAGAGAACTTAGAGGGAACGATGAACTGGCCAGGGAGGATGGCTTCAGGGATGCTAAGCAGCTCGAAGAGGAATTCAAGAGGATGTACCAGGGCGAACTTACGGATGATACTGAATTCCAGGTTATACGGTTCAGGAAACTCCCTGTGGATGAATGGGAGGGTAAAAAAATCGATGAAAAGGCCATGATAACAAGAAGGGCTGATATACTATTTGATTCAGGTAAATTCAGTAAATCAGAGGTATGCTACACTGCAGCCCTGAAGATGGACCCCAACGACGTCTACATACTCAACAGGCTCGGTGACAACCTCACAAGGCTGGGGAGATTCGATGAGGCCCTTCAAAATTACAGGAGGGCCATAATGATAGAACCGGAGAACCCCTACATATGGAATAACATGGC
It encodes the following:
- a CDS encoding anaerobic ribonucleoside-triphosphate reductase activating protein, which encodes MKIGSMAVSTLDYPGKTALVIFTAGCNFRCPYCHNPELIDGGYEADLETILDDVESYSEFVEALVVSGGEPLLQANELEAVLEHARSLGLSTKLDTNGSCPESLERLIPHLDYVAIDVKAPFQRYPELAGASAGGVMRSLEILRDSGVTVECRTTFVPGLMEDDDIELIAGTIECDVYVLQQFRNRTILDESLKDTEPPSPRRLREIAMKIRDRFSRIKIRTEEFGEEDIR
- a CDS encoding tetratricopeptide repeat protein — its product is MPILSFSSRDIDLVTGKRTMTIRRKWKRPLRVGDRLHCYWNLVSKDREKVFEAVVTDVETVSFRELRGNDELAREDGFRDAKQLEEEFKRMYQGELTDDTEFQVIRFRKLPVDEWEGKKIDEKAMITRRADILFDSGKFSKSEVCYTAALKMDPNDVYILNRLGDNLTRLGRFDEALQNYRRAIMIEPENPYIWNNMAITLLNAGRVDDALEASERALKIKTGDPGLLYWRGVMLEVAGKPLEALESYERSLEIDPRNAEVWTARGNLLSDLGRMEEAIESYNSALELALEDEQDPNVWNRKGNALLELERFDEALECYRRAIEMEPENDVYWTNMGVALLELERFDEALDAFNRALTINPENEDAGILREECLENL